A window of Amaranthus tricolor cultivar Red isolate AtriRed21 chromosome 8, ASM2621246v1, whole genome shotgun sequence genomic DNA:
TGGTACTTGCAGAATTTAGGTATCTGTACATGTTTACAGAAATTTGTTAAAAGTTTTTAgattctttaaaatttatactAGGCGTATTTCTTTGTAATAGGGCGTCCATTCTTTTATggaaattttgtagagaatatTGCTTGTGAAGTATGATAAAAGTGTTTCACTATGAAGTATAAAAAGTATCACTGTTacaaattttacaattttttttacttgattACTCCACTCTGATACTTCATTTTAATTTCCATTGTAGTTGCTCACTTATATTTCGTTTAAATTCAAAGCCTCAAAACAATTTGTAATGCATCGGGTTTTATCAAAACTTTGTAAATATTACTCATAGTGGCAAACATGATTAGAATAGGAAGGAGaggacacaaaaaaaaaaaaaaaaaaaactttcagtttttaagagattatcatatttattttttcagcTTCTACTTTTCAATTtactataattttcttttatgaaaaGATTCTCTCcacctttttattttcttccatATATTTCAcgcttttttttaatattatccctacaattcaaattatctcacaatttttaaatttttatacaaTATACAAATATGATAATTTCTTTTGGATAGAGTCAATACATCGGAAATTAACAATGAAAGTGGTGAGCTTAAAGCTTGAATTAAAAACACGCAATTATTAAGATACATTAGTAGATTTTTGTCACCTATGACTAACCCTagtcattaaaaaaatttagaggAGTTTCCCTTATATCTATCATTGATTAGACACAAGGTTTTCACCTTTGATCAAACGCAAGTGTTCATCTTTTAAGTTTGACCGCATTATCCTACAACTCCACATAAACATTTCCTTCTCCGCGAACAAAGCATAGTCCATCTAGTGGCGACATTAGTCGACCAAAACTTTTAACGTGGTTGTTTGAAAAAAAAGAGCAATTCTTGAGTAATAAACTGGTTCAAAACAAGGGGTTCTGACTTTCAGGGTGATAATAGATATTACTATATCACATTTGAGGGACAAAACTGACGTCAAAGATAGAGTTCGTCCAACATTTGAGTCTCTGTCAAGAACACCAATGTTCAGATTGAGAATCCAAAGGACTATTGCTTACTATTCTCCCTTTTTTGATGCAGTATAATGTTACTATAAAAACTCctattacattaattaatttCCTTCTCGACATGTTAACTTTTGCGGTTTTGCCTCTTCGCAACTTCAGTTACATTCTCTTCCAGAATCGTATCGCACAAAACCGACCAATTCCGGTCCTTCTAACCTGGGATTGTTCACAAAACTGCAATTGCAATAGCAGGAAAAGGTCATTTGGTTAACCAAGAAGTAAAGATACGAAATGAAGGATATACACTTGAGCTTGGAATCCTAATCACCTTTCTTCGGTAAACTTCGAGAATGAACCGGATGTTGGAAAGGTACCACAAAAGTTATTGTTCGACACATTCCTGCAGCGACACGTGACGGTAATAAGTTAGTTTTCATCTTTATGTTGGCTTTTTccgtatttatattatttatcgaGGAGGGGGTTGGGAGGATCATGGTTTAGATTTGACAAACATACAAGATCTTCAGGTTTCCGAGCTTGGTAAGCTCTCGAGGGATTCTTCCCGTCAGATTGTTGTTGTTCAATCGGCTGcaagttaaaataatataaaattcagTAATTAGAATCAAGTTTGAATACTTTGTTTCAAGCGGAATTGTTTGTAGCATGAccactaaattaaaattttaagttaatGTAACTTGTAAAACCAGATCTCGACCAAGGGCGAATCTAGAATACTAGTAGAGTGAGGCGAAGAGCCTTTCTACATGTGTAGTAACCGTTGTTTTTCTGAGTTATATGTTACAATATTTAATATCAATAGGATTTTGGATCAAATGACCTGGGCCATGGCCTAGGATGGCCGGGCCTAGATTCCCAATTTGGATTTCGTGCGTTCAGTTTGCATGTGCAACTTAAGTTCGTTTGTACACGAGATTTTATTGCATTTTTGTTTCAGGATTTGTAAAGTAGAAATTATGCAGATACAATAACTCAAAATGAAATTGTAGAGAGTAAATTTCAATGCTTACAGAAATTTAAGGTTGGAGAGCTTAGAGAGTGATGAAGGAATCGGACCAGTGAGATTATTGTGAAACAAATCTAAGCTCACAAGGCTCTTTAGCCCACCAAGCTCATTCGGTATTTCACCTTCAAAGTTGTTCGTGTAGAGTTCCCTGACAAAAATCACACCAATATTAATCATTCAATGGTAAATCATGATTCACTAACAATGATTAGTTGGTTGCAAATTGTCTCAGCAACAACTTACGGCCCATTTGGTTAGTGGTAATAAATggtagtaatgagaatgatttatagtgtaaaatttcattaaaagttccATGTCATTACCATGGTGATAAACTTAAATCAcaaaaagaatttttatttacaaatttccattaccacctaatactacCTTACCTCTCCTAATAAGTAATATGTCCAATTTTATACAGGTGTGGTGGACATCTAGGATACATCAAGGATAGGCTCATTCTCTAGATCGAGATTATTTCTCTTCAAAATACCCCTGTTTCTACACTGTAATGGTAGTAGTTTGATTTGAGAATTAACCCATCTTTGAAAGCAAGTTTTTATTTCCTACATTTGTTTGGCAATTTTTGGTTGGCCAAACagc
This region includes:
- the LOC130820594 gene encoding leucine-rich repeat protein 1-like isoform X1, which encodes MANFHDYYLFLLLITIFLAISSTLFPFSVNANLEGDALFALRKAVTDPGNVLQSWDPTLVDPCTWFHVTCDHHNRVTRLDLGNAKLSGKLVPELGKLEHLQYLELYTNNFEGEIPNELGGLKSLVSLDLFHNNLTGPIPSSLSKLSNLKFLRLNNNNLTGRIPRELTKLGNLKILNVSNNNFCGTFPTSGSFSKFTEESFVNNPRLEGPELVGFVRYDSGRECN
- the LOC130820594 gene encoding leucine-rich repeat protein 1-like isoform X2, whose translation is MANFHDYYLFLLLITIFLAISSTLFPFSVNANLEGDALFALRKAVTDPGNVLQSWDPTLVDPCTWFHVTCDHHNRVTRLELYTNNFEGEIPNELGGLKSLVSLDLFHNNLTGPIPSSLSKLSNLKFLRLNNNNLTGRIPRELTKLGNLKILNVSNNNFCGTFPTSGSFSKFTEESFVNNPRLEGPELVGFVRYDSGRECN